In a genomic window of Methanosarcina horonobensis HB-1 = JCM 15518:
- a CDS encoding PspA/IM30 family protein, with the protein MGLISRMETVFKAKMNKVLNRMEDPRETLDYSYEKQLELLQNVKRGVAEVTTSKKRLQLQRAKLIQSNEKLEKQARDAVAANREDLARLALERKAALQQQVDGIDREIVELEKQEEKLIASEKRLSTKVEIFRTKKESIKAQYSAAEAQVKINESVTGISEEMADVGLALERAENKTEEMKARAEAIDELMEAGTLEDLTGGRDDIERELAKISTQSSVESELARLKAEAGKEPGKAKTPEEGKGPEEEKEV; encoded by the coding sequence ATGGGATTGATCTCAAGAATGGAAACGGTGTTCAAGGCCAAAATGAACAAAGTACTTAACAGAATGGAAGACCCGAGAGAAACGCTCGATTACTCTTATGAAAAACAGCTGGAACTGCTGCAGAATGTAAAAAGAGGCGTTGCAGAGGTAACAACTTCTAAAAAGCGGCTCCAGCTCCAGAGGGCAAAACTGATCCAGAGCAATGAGAAGCTTGAGAAACAGGCAAGGGACGCAGTCGCAGCTAACCGTGAAGACCTCGCAAGGCTTGCCCTTGAGAGAAAGGCTGCCCTCCAGCAGCAGGTCGACGGGATTGACAGGGAAATTGTCGAGCTCGAAAAACAGGAAGAAAAGCTCATAGCCTCGGAAAAGCGCCTTTCTACAAAGGTAGAGATCTTCCGGACAAAGAAGGAATCCATTAAAGCCCAGTACTCTGCGGCTGAAGCTCAGGTGAAGATAAATGAATCAGTCACCGGAATCAGTGAAGAAATGGCAGATGTCGGCCTTGCTCTTGAAAGGGCTGAAAACAAAACCGAAGAAATGAAAGCACGTGCTGAAGCAATTGATGAACTGATGGAAGCCGGGACACTTGAGGACCTTACAGGCGGCAGGGACGACATTGAACGTGAACTGGCAAAAATCAGCACCCAGAGCAGTGTTGAATCAGAACTTGCAAGACTTAAAGCCGAAGCAGGGAAGGAACCTGGAAAGGCAAAAACCCCTGAAGAAGGTAAAGGTCCGGAAGAAGAAAAGGAGGTCTGA
- a CDS encoding cupredoxin domain-containing protein, protein MAKKAHPASQTETAGEILIQGVAGGVEEEQTGKTGNYNFSVNGYPNIRMTITVK, encoded by the coding sequence ATGGCAAAAAAAGCTCATCCTGCATCTCAAACAGAAACCGCTGGGGAAATACTGATTCAGGGCGTAGCTGGCGGAGTTGAAGAAGAGCAAACTGGAAAGACAGGAAACTACAATTTCAGCGTGAACGGGTACCCGAACATACGGATGACCATCACTGTAAAATAA
- the pspAA gene encoding PspA-associated protein PspAA, translating into MIIRIMGEGQYRASEALCDELNQIDNRIVALVAEGKTEEYRAELTKLISEIKERGEAVEAEEILESDIIVPPEDLSLEEAKDVFSGSGIFED; encoded by the coding sequence ATGATTATCAGGATTATGGGGGAAGGTCAATACCGGGCGTCTGAGGCACTCTGCGATGAATTAAACCAGATAGATAACAGAATTGTAGCCCTTGTTGCGGAAGGGAAAACAGAGGAATATCGGGCAGAGCTTACAAAGCTGATTTCCGAAATAAAGGAAAGAGGAGAAGCAGTTGAAGCCGAAGAAATTCTAGAGTCCGATATTATCGTGCCTCCTGAAGACCTGAGCCTTGAAGAAGCAAAAGATGTGTTTAGTGGATCAGGAATATTTGAAGATTAA
- a CDS encoding DUF2110 family protein, with translation MRKVVTLQHIYGKNRERMAELLKSLVENELKDLEVKVEVSITPENWAEFSLEGEDEEVSANLLVSRYGTPAEKAEPGRIYIGFLQAFPEEAFVINIGIPVQVEAEELRALGSGKPKQLASRFGLIPHLPVEIEVLEVNKKIKARFTKKQLDLWWSWKKASTDRVIINAATRSEIKNAIKKTGHGRDIYEIERLGLLEHAVVCRETTDGPGIVAAIGPRLKSEMGVVIGDSR, from the coding sequence ATGAGAAAAGTTGTAACTCTCCAGCATATTTATGGAAAAAACCGGGAAAGGATGGCTGAACTCCTGAAAAGCTTGGTTGAGAATGAATTGAAGGACCTTGAGGTAAAGGTTGAGGTTTCTATTACCCCGGAAAACTGGGCAGAATTTTCCCTTGAAGGGGAAGATGAAGAGGTGTCAGCAAACCTCCTGGTATCCAGATACGGAACTCCTGCAGAAAAAGCCGAACCCGGAAGGATATATATAGGTTTCCTTCAGGCTTTTCCAGAAGAAGCTTTTGTGATCAATATCGGGATCCCTGTGCAGGTTGAAGCTGAAGAACTCAGAGCCTTGGGCAGCGGAAAGCCGAAACAGCTCGCGTCAAGGTTTGGCCTGATCCCTCACCTGCCTGTTGAGATTGAGGTACTGGAAGTAAACAAAAAAATAAAAGCCCGCTTCACCAAAAAACAGCTTGACCTCTGGTGGAGCTGGAAAAAAGCAAGTACCGACAGAGTTATTATTAATGCTGCTACTCGCTCGGAAATAAAAAATGCGATAAAAAAAACAGGGCATGGCAGGGACATTTACGAAATAGAGCGCCTTGGCCTGCTTGAACATGCAGTCGTATGTAGGGAAACAACAGACGGGCCGGGAATTGTGGCAGCAATAGGACCTCGTCTTAAATCAGAGATGGGAGTCGTAATAGGGGATTCACGTTAA
- a CDS encoding tRNA (guanine(10)-N(2))-dimethyltransferase, with amino-acid sequence MICRTIVEGTTKVLVPVPPPDANFPPSAAPVFYNPEMELNRDINVAATAAFVERLLSKKEIHREEIRYVDAFSASGIRGLRIAGEVGIHATMNDWSPEAFELIKENIKINGLEEKAQATRKNANVLLHEQRFHIVDVDPFGTPSPYLDAAATSAHSMLSVTATDTAPLCGAHLNSGIRKYAAVPLNTEYHSEMGLRVLLGACARELAKHEKGMLPLLSHVTRHYVRTYLEVLPGTRHADRTLKYMGFNIHCPRCGFRGPVYGLAVHIERECPACGGLTKIAGPLWLGPYKEPEFCNEVISELEAHPLNTKDKVRKIITFCRDELDIPMFYDQHVICKELGASATGIESFIEALRASGFEASRTHFSGTSFKTDAPISEIKNIILALSE; translated from the coding sequence ATGATCTGTAGAACTATAGTGGAAGGGACAACAAAGGTTCTGGTTCCGGTCCCGCCTCCGGATGCAAATTTCCCTCCCTCGGCAGCGCCGGTGTTCTATAACCCGGAAATGGAGCTAAACCGTGATATAAACGTTGCAGCAACTGCGGCATTTGTGGAGAGGCTTCTTTCGAAAAAAGAAATACATAGAGAGGAGATCCGCTACGTGGATGCTTTTTCGGCATCAGGAATCCGCGGGCTCAGAATTGCGGGGGAAGTAGGAATTCACGCGACCATGAACGATTGGAGCCCTGAAGCATTTGAACTTATAAAGGAAAATATAAAAATTAACGGGCTTGAAGAAAAAGCCCAGGCTACGCGCAAGAACGCAAATGTTCTGCTTCATGAGCAGAGATTCCATATCGTTGATGTAGATCCCTTCGGGACTCCTTCACCTTACCTTGATGCAGCTGCAACGTCTGCACATAGTATGCTTTCGGTTACTGCAACAGACACTGCTCCCCTCTGTGGAGCCCATCTTAACTCCGGAATCAGAAAGTACGCAGCCGTACCCCTGAACACCGAATATCATAGCGAGATGGGGTTAAGGGTTCTGCTCGGAGCCTGTGCAAGGGAGCTTGCAAAACACGAAAAAGGCATGTTACCCCTGCTTTCCCATGTTACGCGTCATTATGTCCGTACTTACCTGGAAGTCCTCCCCGGAACCAGACATGCAGACAGGACTCTAAAGTACATGGGGTTCAATATACACTGCCCCAGGTGCGGGTTCAGGGGACCTGTTTACGGGCTTGCTGTCCATATTGAACGGGAATGTCCTGCCTGCGGGGGACTGACAAAAATTGCAGGTCCTTTATGGCTTGGGCCATATAAAGAGCCGGAGTTCTGCAATGAGGTGATTTCAGAGCTTGAAGCACACCCTCTGAATACAAAAGATAAAGTCAGAAAAATAATTACATTCTGCAGAGACGAACTCGACATTCCCATGTTCTATGACCAGCACGTAATCTGTAAAGAATTGGGAGCTTCTGCAACAGGTATTGAGAGTTTTATAGAGGCACTTAGAGCCAGTGGGTTTGAAGCTTCAAGGACTCATTTCAGTGGAACCTCTTTCAAAACAGATGCTCCTATAAGTGAAATAAAGAACATAATTCTGGCACTTTCAGAATGA
- a CDS encoding helix-turn-helix domain-containing protein — translation MSDEDAEKLFLQEKPTRALLFIGLTGKTYASVISKEIDSTFAHTTRILSKMEQSGLIRFTFEGRIKFVELTEYGKEVETALKEFRNVIAEEFSREENLTAGEKETVEKGEEGKGKEEKESEERVEIESEKTKELDPLSAEILEKTMNLRNKIESIYREAVEKGQSKEMVSRKLGPNSRDVKKLQNQIEKAETPVDGTVILALEETERLLESYLKSSKPEST, via the coding sequence ATGTCTGACGAAGATGCAGAAAAATTGTTTTTGCAGGAAAAACCCACGCGTGCACTGCTATTCATAGGTTTGACGGGAAAAACTTATGCTTCAGTTATTTCAAAGGAGATAGACTCGACATTTGCGCATACTACGAGAATCCTTTCGAAAATGGAACAGTCTGGACTTATAAGATTCACATTCGAGGGCCGGATAAAATTTGTTGAACTTACCGAGTATGGAAAGGAAGTGGAAACGGCCCTTAAAGAGTTCCGGAATGTGATCGCAGAAGAATTTTCCAGAGAAGAAAACCTGACAGCAGGAGAAAAGGAAACAGTAGAAAAAGGTGAAGAAGGAAAAGGAAAGGAAGAAAAAGAGTCCGAAGAACGGGTAGAAATAGAAAGCGAAAAAACAAAAGAGCTTGATCCTCTAAGTGCTGAAATTCTTGAAAAGACCATGAATCTGAGGAACAAAATCGAGAGCATTTACAGGGAAGCGGTTGAGAAAGGGCAGAGTAAGGAAATGGTTTCAAGAAAACTCGGCCCTAACAGTCGGGACGTCAAAAAACTGCAAAATCAGATTGAAAAGGCAGAAACTCCTGTTGATGGAACAGTAATTTTAGCCCTCGAAGAAACAGAAAGACTCCTCGAATCTTACCTGAAGAGCTCAAAGCCGGAAAGTACGTAA
- a CDS encoding cupredoxin domain-containing protein, protein MKTKLIVLLLVLSIVLFSGCTGNEQPSPEENATPEETVTPEDIATPEETETPVETETSEEVETPVLNETEDGNVTQENVTEEGPAINTSSIRKTPYTIRLDNYRAYPSSLDIKEGETVAWINYQDSPRRVFTLVSEQELFENTNLVYRRSFAYTFNESGAYNFTIVGQPRMNVNITVIEP, encoded by the coding sequence ATGAAAACAAAACTCATTGTTCTGCTTCTGGTTTTAAGCATAGTTTTGTTCTCGGGATGCACTGGAAACGAACAACCGTCCCCTGAAGAAAATGCGACACCTGAAGAAACAGTAACCCCGGAAGACATAGCGACTCCGGAAGAAACGGAAACACCAGTAGAGACCGAAACTTCGGAAGAAGTTGAGACTCCGGTATTAAATGAGACAGAGGACGGAAACGTAACTCAGGAAAATGTGACGGAAGAAGGACCAGCAATTAATACCTCCAGTATAAGGAAAACTCCCTATACTATAAGACTGGATAACTACAGGGCATATCCTTCAAGTCTTGATATCAAAGAAGGAGAAACAGTTGCCTGGATAAATTATCAAGACAGCCCGAGAAGAGTCTTTACCCTTGTTAGCGAACAGGAACTCTTTGAGAACACGAATCTTGTGTACAGGCGTTCCTTTGCCTACACTTTCAATGAATCAGGAGCTTACAACTTCACCATTGTCGGGCAGCCCAGGATGAACGTCAATATAACTGTGATCGAACCCTGA
- the trmY gene encoding tRNA (pseudouridine(54)-N(1))-methyltransferase TrmY: protein MRDIVIIGHKAKTSGDFSLNDLPGSAGRMDILCRCVSSALFLSFGMRRDVNVHLLLLGEPEPGKIIRFEGLHLRYLNPDERSSGSLIQKALQKNATEHDIRSTPGVWIRTGDFNSLLASFEGRTLLYLREDGKDIREIAREIRDPVFILGDHTGVTEEEENQLLEAGARIISVGPISLHSNHCITLIHNELDRAEAERGEIPGGSGSGSED from the coding sequence ATGCGTGATATCGTAATCATAGGGCATAAAGCAAAAACAAGCGGCGACTTCTCTTTAAACGACCTTCCAGGGTCTGCAGGAAGAATGGATATACTATGCCGCTGCGTAAGTTCTGCCCTTTTTCTCTCTTTCGGAATGCGCAGGGATGTAAATGTGCACCTGCTCCTTCTGGGAGAGCCCGAGCCCGGAAAAATAATCAGGTTTGAAGGGCTCCATCTGAGATACCTTAACCCGGACGAAAGAAGTAGCGGTTCTCTTATTCAAAAAGCCCTTCAGAAGAATGCAACCGAACATGATATCAGGTCCACGCCCGGCGTCTGGATACGCACCGGTGATTTTAATTCTCTTCTGGCTTCTTTTGAAGGCAGGACTTTGCTCTACCTTAGGGAAGACGGGAAGGATATCAGAGAAATTGCCAGGGAAATCAGGGATCCGGTTTTTATTCTGGGAGACCATACAGGTGTTACGGAAGAAGAGGAAAATCAGCTTCTTGAAGCAGGAGCACGGATTATTTCCGTTGGGCCCATTTCCCTTCACTCCAACCACTGCATAACTCTTATTCATAACGAACTTGACAGGGCTGAAGCCGAAAGAGGAGAAATTCCGGGAGGATCCGGTTCCGGGTCAGAAGACTGA
- a CDS encoding universal stress protein → MGYKGVDNINENRFKKILIATDGSENAEKAASYGMDIAKVTGAEVYALYVISTEHAGTARTVMGWTEAFEEYLANKGGAATAYVQNLGKEAGINVEPVYLKGSPAEKILEYAEENNIGLIVMGTQGLTGVKRFLIGSVAENVLRHSKVPVMIIR, encoded by the coding sequence ATGGGATATAAAGGAGTGGATAATATTAATGAAAACCGTTTTAAAAAAATCCTGATTGCAACAGATGGTTCTGAAAATGCCGAAAAAGCAGCTTCTTACGGAATGGATATTGCAAAAGTAACAGGAGCTGAAGTTTATGCCCTGTATGTCATTTCCACCGAGCATGCAGGCACTGCACGGACTGTTATGGGCTGGACAGAGGCATTTGAAGAGTATCTTGCTAACAAAGGAGGAGCTGCAACTGCCTATGTACAGAACCTTGGGAAAGAAGCCGGGATTAATGTGGAACCCGTGTATCTGAAAGGCAGCCCGGCTGAAAAAATTCTTGAATATGCTGAGGAAAACAATATTGGTCTGATAGTTATGGGCACACAGGGGCTGACAGGAGTCAAAAGGTTCCTTATCGGCAGCGTGGCAGAGAATGTGCTCAGGCACTCAAAGGTCCCTGTGATGATTATACGGTGA
- a CDS encoding metallophosphoesterase, translated as MKILAISDPHGNYSKIKKIIEKAGDFDMAVVVGDITNFGPDEKVNELAEMFDKPILAIPGNCDQRSILKALENSKAINLHGKTEQVGNIRFIGLGGSNPTPFNTPFELSEEEIENALEGMVCSAENSEECGTIVLLTHAPPHGARDELPFGHVGSKAIQKFLDRVDLIVCGHIHEAKGMEKVGKTIVVNPGEACKGSCAFITIEETENKPIEVEFVEV; from the coding sequence ATGAAGATACTCGCTATTTCCGACCCTCACGGGAATTACTCGAAGATTAAAAAGATTATAGAAAAAGCCGGTGACTTTGACATGGCTGTGGTAGTCGGAGACATAACCAACTTCGGACCCGATGAAAAAGTAAATGAGCTGGCTGAAATGTTTGATAAGCCAATACTTGCAATTCCCGGGAACTGTGACCAGAGAAGCATCCTGAAAGCCCTTGAGAATTCAAAAGCCATAAACCTGCATGGAAAAACCGAACAGGTTGGAAACATACGTTTTATAGGGCTTGGAGGCTCAAACCCTACGCCTTTCAATACTCCTTTTGAGCTTTCCGAAGAAGAAATCGAAAATGCTCTTGAAGGCATGGTCTGTTCAGCAGAGAACTCAGAGGAGTGCGGGACAATAGTGCTTCTTACGCACGCTCCTCCCCACGGAGCCAGGGACGAACTGCCCTTCGGGCACGTAGGGAGCAAAGCCATCCAGAAATTCCTGGATAGAGTAGATCTTATCGTCTGCGGGCACATCCATGAAGCAAAAGGCATGGAAAAGGTGGGAAAAACAATTGTTGTGAACCCGGGAGAAGCCTGCAAGGGTTCCTGTGCTTTTATAACCATTGAAGAGACAGAAAACAAGCCAATTGAGGTTGAGTTTGTGGAAGTGTAA
- a CDS encoding MgtC/SapB family protein has product MTKLATAFLIGIMVGVEREHRGLEHEIFAGVRTYSITCITGMLVALTSESAGPGFVYVAALFFAAICSIITYSKIFLFKRIGVTSPITLFFIFVVGVLVGYDYGLYAIVSSIVVEFLLIQKQLLHQFAGNLTKEELYNAIQFLAVAFILYPVMPDKQFFGLINLRSAILIVVIVSLISFLSYVLLRKFGTERGLCYSGFLGGFVNSEATTGALAGLSKRAENIAEPILMGILLCNISMLIRNLMLALIVDPTGQTTLLMLPPQLVIILVSAIMILKRNKKVCPAGGGELKIESPFSLGQAFKFGIAFTLILIMGNFAYNTVGTVGIYVTALGALVSSSGVIVSVTLLAVNDGTISYATAANTAVLASLVSTVNKILLSKISGSASLFSLALNTFGIIASIGIAVLLLWNIL; this is encoded by the coding sequence CTGACAAAACTTGCCACCGCCTTTCTGATAGGAATCATGGTAGGTGTGGAGAGAGAGCACAGGGGCCTTGAGCACGAAATCTTTGCAGGTGTGAGGACTTACAGCATAACCTGCATAACAGGCATGCTTGTTGCTCTTACAAGCGAATCGGCAGGTCCAGGTTTCGTTTACGTAGCCGCGCTTTTCTTTGCAGCTATCTGTTCCATAATCACCTATTCCAAGATATTTCTTTTCAAGCGAATAGGGGTTACAAGTCCTATCACTCTATTTTTTATTTTCGTGGTGGGAGTCCTTGTTGGCTATGATTACGGCCTGTATGCGATTGTTTCATCAATAGTAGTAGAATTCCTCCTGATTCAGAAGCAGCTTCTCCACCAGTTTGCAGGAAACCTGACAAAAGAAGAGCTGTATAATGCAATTCAGTTTCTTGCAGTAGCTTTTATTCTTTATCCGGTAATGCCGGATAAGCAGTTTTTCGGGCTTATAAATCTGAGATCGGCAATCCTTATTGTGGTCATTGTTTCACTGATCAGTTTCTTAAGTTACGTGCTTCTGAGGAAATTCGGGACAGAACGCGGTCTCTGTTACTCAGGCTTTCTGGGAGGCTTCGTAAACAGTGAAGCCACAACAGGAGCGCTTGCCGGGCTTTCAAAGAGAGCAGAAAACATAGCCGAACCCATCCTTATGGGAATCTTGCTTTGTAATATTTCCATGCTCATCAGGAACCTTATGTTAGCTCTGATAGTTGATCCTACAGGCCAGACAACCCTGCTTATGCTTCCACCCCAGCTTGTAATTATCCTTGTATCTGCCATCATGATTCTCAAGCGCAATAAGAAAGTATGCCCGGCAGGCGGGGGAGAACTTAAAATCGAATCTCCTTTTTCACTCGGGCAGGCATTTAAATTCGGTATAGCATTTACCCTGATCCTTATTATGGGTAACTTTGCCTATAACACCGTGGGAACTGTCGGAATTTATGTTACTGCGCTGGGAGCTCTTGTCAGCAGCTCTGGAGTGATAGTTTCCGTAACCCTTCTTGCCGTGAATGATGGGACCATATCTTATGCAACTGCGGCAAACACAGCGGTGCTTGCAAGCCTTGTAAGTACTGTAAATAAAATTCTGCTCTCAAAGATCTCGGGTTCTGCCAGCCTTTTCTCCCTCGCATTGAACACTTTCGGTATAATTGCATCTATTGGGATTGCTGTTTTGCTTTTATGGAATATCCTGTGA
- a CDS encoding RNA polymerase Rpb4 family protein, whose amino-acid sequence MIVKEVLNEELLTLAEVRDILSGIADERREQGLEVAYSFRKALHHAEQFSKISGPKSRELVNKLLELEKMKPVIAIRIADILPQSRDELRSIYAKEKYTLSNEELDQILDYVFAAME is encoded by the coding sequence ATGATAGTTAAGGAAGTACTCAACGAGGAGTTATTGACACTGGCCGAGGTCAGAGACATACTTTCCGGGATTGCTGACGAGCGCAGAGAGCAGGGGCTCGAGGTTGCATACAGTTTCAGAAAAGCCCTGCACCATGCGGAACAATTCTCCAAGATTAGCGGACCGAAGTCAAGAGAACTTGTTAATAAGTTGCTCGAGCTTGAAAAAATGAAACCCGTTATTGCGATCAGGATAGCGGATATCCTGCCCCAGTCCAGAGACGAACTCAGGTCAATCTATGCAAAAGAAAAGTATACACTTAGCAATGAAGAGCTGGATCAAATTCTGGACTATGTATTCGCAGCTATGGAATAA
- a CDS encoding V4R domain-containing protein, whose protein sequence is MAKPENKTEFFYTEKGLIAVDSPVKLQILNLLREKPKSFDEIVKYTAKAKSTISVHLNNLRSCELVEENSDPEDRRKKIYSLTSCYMGCSQEPFIGHYRSLLKIVAANGNDRFRFMETLFHVLRFGFEAYGIDNAPVVKMIGIDIGKHLSASFESSTPEALFNEIARFLEFHGDCRVSVITGNSPALRVEDDFKAGSMPVTGKPFCALREGIIEGIIKEKLEKECGVLEVECYGTGHNHCLFEITV, encoded by the coding sequence ATGGCAAAACCTGAGAATAAGACTGAATTCTTTTATACCGAAAAAGGGCTCATAGCCGTTGACAGTCCTGTTAAACTCCAGATCCTGAATCTGCTCAGGGAAAAGCCAAAGTCATTTGATGAAATCGTAAAATATACGGCAAAAGCTAAATCCACTATTTCCGTCCACCTTAATAACCTCAGATCCTGCGAGCTGGTTGAAGAAAACTCAGATCCTGAAGACCGGCGTAAAAAGATATACTCTCTGACTTCCTGTTACATGGGCTGTTCTCAGGAGCCATTTATAGGGCATTACAGGAGTCTGCTGAAAATAGTTGCTGCAAACGGAAACGACAGGTTCCGCTTTATGGAAACTCTTTTTCATGTTCTTCGGTTTGGTTTTGAGGCATACGGAATTGATAATGCCCCCGTTGTCAAGATGATTGGAATCGACATTGGGAAGCATCTCTCTGCTAGCTTTGAGTCCAGTACTCCTGAAGCCCTGTTTAACGAGATTGCACGCTTTCTGGAGTTTCACGGAGACTGCCGTGTCTCGGTAATCACAGGAAACTCTCCTGCTCTTCGGGTCGAAGACGACTTCAAGGCAGGATCCATGCCTGTAACAGGAAAACCCTTCTGTGCCCTCAGAGAAGGTATTATTGAAGGAATCATCAAAGAAAAACTAGAAAAAGAGTGTGGAGTCCTGGAAGTTGAGTGTTACGGGACCGGACACAACCACTGTCTCTTTGAGATAACAGTCTGA
- a CDS encoding 50S ribosomal protein L21e, translating to MTNSHGEKRCTRYKLQKTVRERGISPVIRAIQEFEEGQMVHIDIDPSVQKGMPNPKFQGSTGKVIGQRGRSYVLAVREGNAMKEVFSLPQHLKPQKY from the coding sequence ATGACAAATTCCCATGGTGAAAAACGCTGCACAAGGTACAAATTACAGAAGACGGTTCGCGAAAGAGGAATTTCCCCTGTAATCAGGGCAATCCAGGAATTCGAAGAAGGACAGATGGTTCACATTGACATTGACCCGAGCGTCCAAAAAGGGATGCCAAATCCGAAATTCCAGGGTTCCACAGGAAAAGTTATCGGACAGCGCGGTCGCTCATATGTGCTGGCAGTCCGCGAAGGAAACGCAATGAAAGAAGTCTTTTCTCTTCCGCAGCACCTGAAACCTCAGAAATACTGA
- a CDS encoding tRNA pseudouridine(54/55) synthase Pus10, with the protein MDVLEISKKILHEGPICDNCLGRQFAKLSTGLSNRERGQAVKLALVLEGDRIYKSENDDSLLRELAPCSALARKTLRIEGEDEQCWVCLDQFKKLDFWAEEAAKALEGLEYSTFLVGTKVSGLLSENEEILWAEAGTAYAEQLKTELNREVGKRIAEKVEKEVDFQNPDIVVTLDLAANKSELQVRSVYIYGRYLKKIRGIPQTRWPCRKCKGRGCEKCGFTGKQYPESVDELIKGPVIETFEAADTAFHGSGREDIDALMLGSGRPFVVEAKSPVKRIADLEGLAAKINENAAGKVEVRELRFVEKGMIETLKSSKADKTYKLKVTFKEPVSEEKLKSCLESLSGTEIAQQTPKRVVHRRADLIRKRYVHSITLDELTDEGYAYITVNCEGGLYVKELISGDEGRTNPSLTGLLGIPALVEDLDVVNVEI; encoded by the coding sequence ATGGATGTACTCGAAATTTCAAAAAAGATTCTGCACGAAGGTCCCATCTGTGACAATTGCCTGGGCCGTCAGTTTGCAAAATTATCCACAGGTCTCAGCAATAGAGAACGCGGGCAGGCAGTAAAACTTGCCCTTGTCCTGGAAGGGGACCGAATTTACAAAAGTGAAAACGACGATTCCCTTTTAAGAGAACTTGCTCCCTGCAGTGCCCTTGCAAGGAAAACCCTCCGAATCGAGGGCGAAGATGAACAGTGCTGGGTCTGCCTTGACCAGTTTAAAAAACTGGACTTCTGGGCAGAGGAAGCTGCAAAAGCTCTGGAAGGTCTTGAGTACTCCACTTTCCTTGTCGGCACAAAGGTCAGCGGGCTTCTCAGTGAAAACGAAGAGATCCTCTGGGCTGAGGCAGGGACTGCCTACGCCGAACAGTTGAAAACCGAGCTTAACCGGGAGGTAGGCAAAAGGATTGCGGAAAAGGTTGAAAAGGAAGTTGACTTTCAAAACCCTGACATTGTAGTCACCCTTGACCTTGCAGCAAACAAATCAGAACTTCAGGTCCGTTCCGTGTATATTTACGGGCGCTATCTGAAAAAGATTCGCGGAATCCCCCAGACTCGATGGCCGTGCCGGAAATGCAAGGGCAGAGGCTGCGAGAAGTGCGGATTTACAGGCAAACAGTATCCCGAATCCGTAGACGAGCTGATCAAGGGACCTGTTATAGAAACATTTGAAGCTGCTGACACAGCTTTTCACGGGTCGGGCAGGGAAGACATAGATGCCCTGATGCTCGGAAGCGGCAGACCCTTTGTGGTAGAAGCAAAGTCTCCTGTAAAGCGCATTGCTGATCTTGAGGGGCTTGCTGCAAAAATCAATGAAAATGCTGCAGGAAAAGTTGAGGTAAGGGAGCTTCGCTTTGTTGAAAAAGGCATGATTGAGACCCTGAAAAGTTCAAAGGCGGATAAAACTTATAAGCTTAAAGTTACATTTAAAGAGCCTGTTTCAGAGGAAAAGCTTAAATCCTGCCTTGAGTCTTTGAGTGGCACAGAGATCGCCCAGCAGACCCCAAAGCGTGTGGTTCACAGGCGGGCAGACCTTATCCGGAAAAGGTACGTGCACAGTATAACGCTTGACGAGCTGACAGATGAAGGTTATGCTTATATTACCGTAAACTGTGAAGGCGGGCTGTACGTCAAAGAACTGATTTCCGGAGATGAAGGCAGGACAAACCCGAGCCTGACAGGGCTTTTAGGAATTCCTGCGCTCGTAGAAGATCTTGATGTGGTTAACGTCGAAATTTAA